From the genome of Gammaproteobacteria bacterium:
AGACCGGCCCTGCGATCAGGCCGGAGAATTCGTGCGGCAGGCCAAAACGCTCGGCGTGCGCGCCGAGCTATCGCCACAGCCGATGTCGCATCGCGAGATCAATCAGGATCTCGGACTCGCCAACGATGAAACCGAAGTCGTCGAAGCCTTCATGGCCTCGCTCGATTCCAGGATCAGGCGCCGCCTGAGCCGCTGAGCGCAGCCGGCGGCCACAGCCAGGCGGCACCGCGCACGCCGCTGGCGTCGCCATATTTCGCGGACAGCAAACGTGTGTCCACGCGATCCGAAAACACCCAGGCCTTCCACAATCGCGGCACGTTCTGGTACAGACGCGGCACTCGCGACAGACCGCCGCCGAGCACGATCACATCGGGATCGAGCAGATTGATCACACTGGCCAGCGCACGCGCCAGCCGATCCTCGTAGCGTTGCAAACTGGCTTCGGCATTTTCGTCGCCAGACATAGCCAGCGCGACGATGTCCTCTCCGCGCAGGTCCCCGCCGTGGATTCGACGATGGTCAGCGGCCAGACCCGATCCGGAACACCAACCCTCGATCGAACCATGACGCCCGTCCCAACCCAGCGGCCCCGGCACCTCGCCCCAGTCCGGGCGCGGCCACGGCAAGGGATTGTGCCCCCACTCCCCCGCGATCGAATTGGGGCCGGCGAGCAAACACTGGTTCACCGCAATTCCGCCACCGACCCCGGTGCCGAGTATCGCCGCGAACACGCAAGCCGCACCGGCGGCGACACCGT
Proteins encoded in this window:
- a CDS encoding ROK family protein gives rise to the protein MRIGIDLGGTKIEGVVMADDASVLARRRVATPGGDYAATVQAVCDLVVALEAETGLHELPVGAGTPGARSRVDGLMKNCNSTCLNGRPLLEDLQRALAPRPVRIANDADCLALSEAVDGVAAGAACVFAAILGTGVGGGIAVNQCLLAGPNSIAGEWGHNPLPWPRPDWGEVPGPLGWDGRHGSIEGWCSGSGLAADHRRIHGGDLRGEDIVALAMSGDENAEASLQRYEDRLARALASVINLLDPDVIVLGGGLSRVPRLYQNVPRLWKAWVFSDRVDTRLLSAKYGDASGVRGAAWLWPPAALSGSGGA